The Arthrobacter sp. PM3 genome contains the following window.
TGTGCGTCCTCGGCGGGCTGCTGTTCCTGCCGCTGGGCTTCATCCTGGTCACCACCACCTTTGCGGTCTTCGGGGTCTGGGAAGTCTTCCGTGCACTGGAGGCCGCAGGCACCCGGATACCGATCGTGCCGGTGATGGTCGGCACCGTGGCCATGCCGGTCGCGGCGTACTTCGGCGGCCTGGAAAGCCTGCTGTTCGCCATGCTCGCCAGCAGCGTGGCGGTGCTGCTGTGGCGGACGGTTGAAGGCGCCGCAGGCTCGGCGCGCAGCATCTTCGCGGGTGTCTTCACCCTGTCCTGGGTGCCGTTCCTGATCAGCTTTGCCGGACTGCTGCTGCATACGCCCGACGGCGAGACCCCGGTCGGGCTGTGGCCCGACGGCGTGATCCCGCCGGGCGCCTGGCAGATCGCGACGCTGCTGCTCCTGGTGGTCGCCAACGATACTTTCGGCTACCTCGTGGGCGCATCCCTCGGAAAGCATCCGATGGCCCCCAAGATCAGCCCGAAGAAGACCTGGGAGGGCTTCGCCGGTTCGATCGCCGGTGCCGTGCTCGTCGGTGTTCTCGCCACGGTCTTCGTGCTCGGCAAGCCGTGGTGGGTCGGCGTCGTGCTCGCCGTGGGCATGGTGGCCGCAGCCACCGCCGGAGACCTGGCCGAATCCATGGTCAAGCGGGAGCTCGGCATCAAGGACATGAGCAGCATCCTTCCCGGCCACGGGGGCGTCATGGACCGCCTGGACTCGATCGTTTTCGCCTCGCCGGTGGCGTTCATCCTCTTCTCGGCCGTCGCCGGCGCGTAGGCCCCGTCCCGGCCAGCACTTCCGGCCCCTAGAATAGTGCCGGGCAAACCAGCCGAACGGCATCGAAGGAACAAAGTTACAGTGGACATTCAACGGCAGATACCGGCGTCTTTTGACCGCGTGCAGCGGAACCAGTATGGCTACAACGCCAAACAGGTCGACGATTTCCTGCAGCGCGCACGGGTGTCGTTCGAGGCTCCGTCCTCGGCCGCACGCGCCATCAAGAGCGCCGATGTCCGCGCCGTCTCCTTCGACCCCGTCAAGGGCGGCTACTCCGCGGCCCACGTCGACGCCGTGCTGGACCGGCTCGAAGACGCCCTTGCCCGGCTCGAGCGCGACGAGCTCGTGGCCGAACGCGGCGAGGAAGCCTGGCTGCGCGAAATCGGCCGACTCGCGGGTGTCCTGCGCGGGCGCCTGCACCGCCCCGACGGCCAGCGCTTCCGCCGCCCGTCCAAGCCGAAGGCCCGCAGCTACAACACCACCGACGTCGACGACCTCTGCCACGAGCTGATCGGCTACCTCGAAGAGGACCAGCCGCTGAGCGTGGACAACGTCCGGCGCGCAGTGTTCCGCCCCGCCGTGGGCAAGGACGGCTACGAGGAAAGCCAGGTCGACGCGTTCCTGGAACGCGCCGTGGAACTCATGGCGGCCATCGACTGACCGGCGCCCGCGGACGGCACCGGATCAGCGTTCGGTCGCGAGCGGCCGCTCCGGGGTGTGCAGGCGCATCATGAGCCGCGTTATCCTCCGCGGCACCCGGCCCCGGGTTGCCCGCGAAACCAAAACCATGATGGCGAACGCGGCCGGGACCGTCCAGGCAGCCGGCTGCGCCAGCCACGACGGCGTCTGGGCCGCCCCGAGCACGGAACCGGCCACCATCGCACTGCCGCAGAGCACCCCGCCGGTCACCATGCCGGCGATCGCCCCGGCATCCGTCAGCCCCCGCCACCAGATGCCCAGCAGCAGGACGGGGCAGATCGTGGACGCGGTGAACGCAAACACGAGCCCCACGCTGCCGGCCAGCGCCAGGGACTCGGTCATGGACGCGATCCCCAGCGGGACCAGCGCAGAGACGAGCGCGGCCAGCCGGAAGCCCCGCACACTGCCGCCGAATACGTCCTGGCTGATCACGCCCGCCAGCGAGACCACCAGGCCCGACGTCGTCGACAGGAACGCCCCGAACGCCCCGGCCGCCACCAGCGCCGACAGCAGCTCACCGGCCGTCCCGCCGACCACCCGGCCGGGCAGCAGCAGCACCAGGGCATCGGCCTGGCCGCTCTGCGCCAGGTCCGGGGCGTACACCCGGCCGAGCATGCCGTACGCCGTGGGGAGCAGGTAGAAGACCGAGAGCAGGCCCAAAACAATGAGGGTGGTCCGGCGGGCCGACTGCCCGTCCGGATTGGTGTAGAACCGGACCAGGACGTGTGGCAGCCCGAGGGTTCCGAACAGCAGGGCGACGAGCAGCGAAATGGTCTGATACGGTCCCGACGGACCCAGCGCCGTCGGATTGGCCGCCGGAGCCGCGGCAGGAGAGAGGCCGCTGCCGCCCAGCACAAGGAGCATGAACACGACCGGGACCGCCAGCGCGGTCACCTTGAGCCAGTACTGGAACGCCTGGACGAACGTGATGGAGCGCATCCCGCCGGATACCACGGTGATGCAGACGACGGCGACCACCGCCACCGGGCCCACCCACGCCGGAAGGCCGGTGGTGATCCGGATGGCCAGGGCGGCGCCGTGGAGCTGCGGGACAATATAGAGCCAGCCCACGAGCACCACCACCAGGCTCGTGATGCGGCGGACCGCCCGCGAATCGAGCCGCGCCTCGGTGAAATCCGGGATTGTGTAGGCGCCCGAGCGGCGCAGGGGAGCGGCGACGAATAACAGGAGCATCAGGTACCCGGCGGTGTAGCCTACCGGGTACCACAGGGCATCGGTGCCGGAGAGCAGGATGAGCCCTGCGACGCCGAGGAAGCTTGCAGCCGAGAGGTATTCGCCGCCGATCGCCGACGCGTTCCACCAGGGCTTGACCGTCCGGGACGCCACGTAGAAGTCCCCGGTGGTCCGTGAGACCCGCAGGCCGTAGAAGCCGATGACGGCTGTGGCGAGCGAGACGGCGGCGATGGCGGTCACGCCGACGACCGGGTTCATGCCTGCACCGCCCTGCCCGACGGCGGTTCCGCCACGGCCCACATGCCCGTCACTGCTCGCCCGCGAGATCCCGGTAGCGCGCCTCGTTCCGGGCGGCGGTCCGCACGTAAAGCCACGCGCTGAGTCCGATGACGGGATAGATCCCGGCGCCGAGCAGGACCCAGTCGAAGGGCAGGCCCGCGATGGTGGATTCCGCCAGGCCCGGGACCAGCCCCAGCAGGAGCGGGAAGGCCAGCAGGATCAGCAGGAAGCCCAGCGCCACCACGAGGCCAAGCCGGAGCTGGGAGCGGATTAGTGAGCGGATGAATAACTGTCCGGCGTCGGATTCCTCCGCGGCTTCGCGGGCGGCGGCCGCGGAGCGCCCGCCAGCCAGTGCGGTGCTGTCCGGCGGGATGCTGCCTGCGTTGACGGTGCCCGCCCTGGCGGCACCTGCATTGACGCTGCGCGGCGCTGTGACCCGGACCCGGGTCATGCCTGCGGCCGGATCCGGGTGGCGCCGAGTTTCTCCCGCACGGAGGGCAGGTGCCGGCGGCTGATGGGCAGTTCGGCCCCCGTCACGGTGACGCTGGGCCGCGCCGCGGCGAGTTTCATGTGGCCCACGTGGTTCAGCGCGATCAGGTAGGAGCGGTGGATGCGCAGGAACCCGGCGTCTGCCCATTGCTGTTCGAGGTCGGCCAGCGGGACCCTGATGAGGTAGCTCGCATCCGCGGTGTGGAGCCTGGCATAGTCGCCCTGTGCCTGGACGTAGGTGACGTCCTCCCGCCGGATCATCTTCGTGGTCCCGCCCAGGTCCACGGTGATCATCTCCGGCGCGGGGGCGCCGTCCTTGAGCAGTTCGCAGATGCGCCCGACCGATTTCGCCAGCCGCTCGGCCCGGACCGGCTTCAGGAGGTAGTCCACCGCCGCGAGTTCGAAGGCCTCCAGCGCGCAGTCCTCGTCGGCGGTCACGAAGACGACGGCGGGCGGGTGGGCGCTGCGGGAAATGGCCCGGGCAATGTCCAGCCCGGACAACGCCGGCATGTGGATGTCGAGGAAGACGGCGTCGACGTCTTCGGCCGCCAGGGCCCGCAGGGCCTCGGCGCCGGAGGAGGCCCGGTGGATGGCGCCGATCCGGTCATCCTTGCCGAGCAGGAAGGCCAGTTCCTCAACGGCGGGGAGCTCGTCGTCGGCGACGAGGACGTTAATCATGGCACTAGCCTACTGCCGCCCGCATTTTGCCCGGCGCGGGTGCCCGGCGCGGGCCGGCGGTGAGACGGATCAGGCGTCATGCCGGGGTTGGGACTTCGGGACACGCATCGTGATCAGGGTCCCCTCGCCGGGTGCCGTCTCGATCACGAGGCCGTTGTCGTCGCCGTACACCTGCCGCAGCCGGGCATCGACGTTGCGCAGCCCGACGTGATCGCCGTCGCTGTGCCCGGCCAGCACGGACCGGAGCTGTTCCGGGTCCATGCCCACGCCGTCGTCCTCGATTGTCACCTCCGCGAAGGCGCCGGAGTCATTGGCCGTGATGGAGATATGGCCCGGCCCCTCCTTGGCCTCGAGCCCGTGCCGCACCGCGTTTTCCACCAGCGGCTGCAGGCTGAGGAACGGAATCACGGTGCTGAGGACCTCCGGGGCGATCCGCAGGCTCACCTGGACGCGGTCCCCGAACCGGGCCCGCTCCAGGAGCAGGTACCGGTCGATGCAGCGCAGCTCTTCGGCCAGGGTGGTGAAATCGCCGTGCCGGCGGAAGGAGTAGCGGGTGAAGTCGGCGAACTCCACCACAAGCTCCCGGGCGCGCACCGGGTCCGTGTTGATGAAGGAGGCGATCGCGTTGAGCGAGTTGTAAATGAAGTGCGGGCTGATCTGGGCGCGCAGGGCACGGACTTCGGCCTCCATCAGGAGGGTGCGGGAGGCATCGAGCTCGGCCAGTTCCACCTGGGTGGCCACCCAGTCGGCCACTTCGCCGGTGGCCCGGACCAGTCCGGCGCCGGCGGCCGGTGCGAACGCCGCCACCACCCCCGCCACCCGGGACCCGGCCTTGATCGGGGCGATCACGACGGCGCGTTCGACGCCGGGCGCCAGCGTCCCGCCGTCACCGCCGGCTGCCAGCAGCTGAAGTTCGCCCGCCGGAATCACGGCGAGGTGGCCGCCGTCGAGCACTTTCGACGCGAGCCCCATGAGCGCAGGCTTGAGTTCCTCGCCGGCGCCGTCCCAGGCCAGGACCCCCGTGGTGTCGGTGATGGCCAACGCGTCACAGCCCAGCAGGCTGCGCAGCTGCCGGCTGGCCTTGGCGGCTCCGGCCGGGTTCAGGCCCGTCCGCAGATATTGTCCGGCACGGGACGCGGCATGCAGCGTCGTGTAGGTGGCCCGCTCCGCGTCCGTACCAAGGTCGCGGAAGGAGCGCAGGACCTTCAGTCCAAGGGCGACGACCACCGCGATCGCCATGGCGATCACCGCGACGGCGGCAGCGGTGAACAGGGGAGAGTCCGGCATGGAGCCCAGCCTACCGCCGGGGCCGGCCGAACCGGACGGGTTCCGCGGGGCGCCGTTTGGCGCAGCATCGGGACCGCTGAGCGACGCAGCCGGCTCGGATTCTGGTACGTAACGCACATCACGGTGCACAGTGATTGCAATCACATTGACGTGGTGGTTTAAGTGCGGATTGTCCCGCGCAGACCGCGGCAGCCGGTGTGGACTCGCCAGTCTCAATGAGGAGGAACCGATGGGTCACGACGCCCAAGAAACGGACGCAGCAGCGGCCGTGGACTTCACGGAAGTCCAAGCGACGAAGCAGTTCAGGGAACTGCGCAAACGTCACCGCAGCTTCGTCTTCCCGATGTCCATTGCCTTCCTGCTGTGGTACTTCGCCTATGTCCTGCTGGCCGCATATGCGGTGGACTTCATGTCGACCAAGGTCTGGGGCAACATCAACATCGGCCTGATCCTGGGCCTGCTGCAGTTCGTCTCCACGTTCGCGATCACGGGCTGGTACGTCAGCTACTCGAACCGCAGGCTTGACCCCATCGCTGCCGAGATCCGCCACGGCATCGAGGGCCACGAATTCGACAAGCACGGCAATTCGGTCGGAGGGACCACCAAATGACACTCATGGTTCCCGCGGTCAACGTCGCCGCCCTCAAGGACACCACCCTGCTGAACATGGGCATCTTCGCGCTGTTCGTGGCGGTCACCATGGTGATCGTCTTCCGTGCCAGCCGCAACAACAAGACGGCGGCAGACTACTACGCCGCCGGACGGTCCTTCACGGGCTCGCAAAACGGAACGGCCATCGCCGGCGACTACCTCTCCGCCGCGTCGTTCCTGGGCATCACCGGCGCGATCGCCATCAACGGCTACGACGGCTTCATGTACTCCATTGGCTTCCTTGTGGCGTGGCTTGTCGCCCTGCTGCTGGTGGCCGAACTGCTCCGCAACACGGGCAAGTTCACCATGGCCGACGTCCTGTCCTTCCGGCTCCGGCAGCGCCCGGTGCGCATCGCGGCGGCCGTTTCCACGCTCGCCGTCTGCTTCTTCTACCTGTTGGCCCAGATGGCCGGTGCCGGCAGTCTCATTTCGTTGCTCCTGGGCATCAGCGACTGGGGCGGGCAGGCCCTGGTGATCATCGTCGTCGGCGCGCTGATGATCATGTACGTCCTGATCGGCGGCATGAAGGGCACCACCTGGGTGCAGATCATCAAGGCCATGCTGCTGATCGCCGGCGCTGCCGTCATGACCTTCTGGGTCCTCGCGCTCTACGGCTTCAACCTCTCCGACCTGCTGGGCGGCGCGGTGGAAACGTCCAAGAACCCGAACATCCTGAACCCCGGCCTGCAGTACGGCAAGACTGAGACCTCCAAACTGGACTTCCTCTCCCTTGGCCTCGCCCTTGTGCTCGGCACCGCAGCCCTGCCGCACGTGCTCATGCGCTTCTACACGGTTCCCACCGCCAAGGAAGCCCGCAAGTCCGTCGTCTGGTCCATCTGGCTGATCGGCATCTTCTACCTGTTCACCCTGGTCCTGGGCTACGGCGCCGCGGCCCTGGTGGGTGCCGACACCATCAAGGCTGCACCGGGCGGGGTCAACTCGGCCGCGCCGCTGCTCGCCTTCCACCTTGGCGGGCCGCTGCTGCTGGGCTTCATCTCGGCGGTGGCCTTCGCAACAATCCTGGCCGTCGTCGCGGGCCTCACCATTACGGCGGCGGCATCCTTCGCCCACGACATCTACGCCAGTGTGATCGCCAAAGGCAAGGCTGACGCCAGCACCGAGGTCAAGGTGGCCCGCCGCACCGTCGTAGTGATCGGCCTGCTCGCGATCGCCGGCGGCATCTTCGCCAACGGCCAGAACGTCGCGTTCCTCGTCGCACTCGCCTTCGCCGTCGCGGCCTCGGCCAACCTTCCGACCATCCTCTACTCGCTGTTCTGGCGCCGCTTCACCACCCGGGGAGCCCTGTGGAGCATGTACGGCGGGCTGTCCGCGGCCATCCTCCTGATCGCGCTCTCCCCGGTAGTGTCCGGGGCCAAGACATCGATGATCCCCGGCGCCAACTTCGCCGTGTTCCCGCTGAGCAACCCGGGCATCGTCTCCATCCCGCTCGCGTTCTTCCTCGGCTGGCTGGGAACGGTCCTGGATAAGCGGAAGGAAGATCCCGCCAAGCAGGCCGAGATGGAAGTCCGTTCCCTGACCGGTGTCGGTGCCGAAAAGGCCACCAGCCACTAAACGCCGCGAACCGCGCGCCGCGCGAACAGAAGGGGAGCCCCCGTGCAGCTGCACGGGGGCTCCCCTTCTGTTGATGGGGCGCGGGTCAATGCTGCGGCGCGGGTCAACGCTGCGGCCGCAGCCGGATGTTCACCATCTTCAGCTCGTCGCGGCCCTCGAACCGGTACACCAGCTCCACCCGCTTGGTGTCGCAGTCGATGAAGCCGGCGACGTCGGCGGCGTTGGTGCCGTTATTAGAGCTGACTTTGAGGGTCGAGTAGTTCGGTTTACAGCTGACGTCCAATTCGAGGCTTTGCACGCCTGCGGCGAACTCCTCCCGCGAGATCCGCTGCATGAGGGCAGGATCCAGGTACTTGTCATAGGCATTGTTGACGTCCCCGGCGATGATCAGCTCGGTGAAGTCGTCCGC
Protein-coding sequences here:
- a CDS encoding phosphatidate cytidylyltransferase yields the protein MNQAQEASGPRARRRGTARENPTPKAGRNLPAATAVGVGMLVCVLGGLLFLPLGFILVTTTFAVFGVWEVFRALEAAGTRIPIVPVMVGTVAMPVAAYFGGLESLLFAMLASSVAVLLWRTVEGAAGSARSIFAGVFTLSWVPFLISFAGLLLHTPDGETPVGLWPDGVIPPGAWQIATLLLLVVANDTFGYLVGASLGKHPMAPKISPKKTWEGFAGSIAGAVLVGVLATVFVLGKPWWVGVVLAVGMVAAATAGDLAESMVKRELGIKDMSSILPGHGGVMDRLDSIVFASPVAFILFSAVAGA
- a CDS encoding DivIVA domain-containing protein gives rise to the protein MDIQRQIPASFDRVQRNQYGYNAKQVDDFLQRARVSFEAPSSAARAIKSADVRAVSFDPVKGGYSAAHVDAVLDRLEDALARLERDELVAERGEEAWLREIGRLAGVLRGRLHRPDGQRFRRPSKPKARSYNTTDVDDLCHELIGYLEEDQPLSVDNVRRAVFRPAVGKDGYEESQVDAFLERAVELMAAID
- a CDS encoding cation acetate symporter; translated protein: MNPVVGVTAIAAVSLATAVIGFYGLRVSRTTGDFYVASRTVKPWWNASAIGGEYLSAASFLGVAGLILLSGTDALWYPVGYTAGYLMLLLFVAAPLRRSGAYTIPDFTEARLDSRAVRRITSLVVVLVGWLYIVPQLHGAALAIRITTGLPAWVGPVAVVAVVCITVVSGGMRSITFVQAFQYWLKVTALAVPVVFMLLVLGGSGLSPAAAPAANPTALGPSGPYQTISLLVALLFGTLGLPHVLVRFYTNPDGQSARRTTLIVLGLLSVFYLLPTAYGMLGRVYAPDLAQSGQADALVLLLPGRVVGGTAGELLSALVAAGAFGAFLSTTSGLVVSLAGVISQDVFGGSVRGFRLAALVSALVPLGIASMTESLALAGSVGLVFAFTASTICPVLLLGIWWRGLTDAGAIAGMVTGGVLCGSAMVAGSVLGAAQTPSWLAQPAAWTVPAAFAIMVLVSRATRGRVPRRITRLMMRLHTPERPLATER
- a CDS encoding LytTR family DNA-binding domain-containing protein; this encodes MINVLVADDELPAVEELAFLLGKDDRIGAIHRASSGAEALRALAAEDVDAVFLDIHMPALSGLDIARAISRSAHPPAVVFVTADEDCALEAFELAAVDYLLKPVRAERLAKSVGRICELLKDGAPAPEMITVDLGGTTKMIRREDVTYVQAQGDYARLHTADASYLIRVPLADLEQQWADAGFLRIHRSYLIALNHVGHMKLAAARPSVTVTGAELPISRRHLPSVREKLGATRIRPQA
- a CDS encoding sensor histidine kinase, translating into MPDSPLFTAAAVAVIAMAIAVVVALGLKVLRSFRDLGTDAERATYTTLHAASRAGQYLRTGLNPAGAAKASRQLRSLLGCDALAITDTTGVLAWDGAGEELKPALMGLASKVLDGGHLAVIPAGELQLLAAGGDGGTLAPGVERAVVIAPIKAGSRVAGVVAAFAPAAGAGLVRATGEVADWVATQVELAELDASRTLLMEAEVRALRAQISPHFIYNSLNAIASFINTDPVRARELVVEFADFTRYSFRRHGDFTTLAEELRCIDRYLLLERARFGDRVQVSLRIAPEVLSTVIPFLSLQPLVENAVRHGLEAKEGPGHISITANDSGAFAEVTIEDDGVGMDPEQLRSVLAGHSDGDHVGLRNVDARLRQVYGDDNGLVIETAPGEGTLITMRVPKSQPRHDA
- a CDS encoding DUF485 domain-containing protein, with the protein product MGHDAQETDAAAAVDFTEVQATKQFRELRKRHRSFVFPMSIAFLLWYFAYVLLAAYAVDFMSTKVWGNINIGLILGLLQFVSTFAITGWYVSYSNRRLDPIAAEIRHGIEGHEFDKHGNSVGGTTK
- a CDS encoding cation acetate symporter, with the translated sequence MTLMVPAVNVAALKDTTLLNMGIFALFVAVTMVIVFRASRNNKTAADYYAAGRSFTGSQNGTAIAGDYLSAASFLGITGAIAINGYDGFMYSIGFLVAWLVALLLVAELLRNTGKFTMADVLSFRLRQRPVRIAAAVSTLAVCFFYLLAQMAGAGSLISLLLGISDWGGQALVIIVVGALMIMYVLIGGMKGTTWVQIIKAMLLIAGAAVMTFWVLALYGFNLSDLLGGAVETSKNPNILNPGLQYGKTETSKLDFLSLGLALVLGTAALPHVLMRFYTVPTAKEARKSVVWSIWLIGIFYLFTLVLGYGAAALVGADTIKAAPGGVNSAAPLLAFHLGGPLLLGFISAVAFATILAVVAGLTITAAASFAHDIYASVIAKGKADASTEVKVARRTVVVIGLLAIAGGIFANGQNVAFLVALAFAVAASANLPTILYSLFWRRFTTRGALWSMYGGLSAAILLIALSPVVSGAKTSMIPGANFAVFPLSNPGIVSIPLAFFLGWLGTVLDKRKEDPAKQAEMEVRSLTGVGAEKATSH